The stretch of DNA CTGTCTGTCCATCCACAGAGGCAGGCCTTCCAGAACAGGATTAGAACAAGTATCGGGCGACTGCTTCGGGATGCACCTCACACCTTCAATGTCGAACAAGGCTACAAGCTGGAAGAACTGTTGAAGCGGAATGTTGTCTTCGAGTTTGAGGGCCTGAAGACGTGGACGAAGAACTTCCTGATGGAGATCCTGATCGCGTGGATCTACGAATACAGGAAAGCGCAGAATCATCGTGGCAGCGGTGTCCGGCACGTCACATTCCTTGACGAGGCGAAGACGATTATGTCGGTCTACAAAGAGCAGCAGGCAGCTTCTGGTCTACCAGAGATTGACCGGATGGTTGCGGAATTACGCGAGTTCCAAGAATCGTTGGTAGCGGCCGATCAAGAGGCGAAAAAGCTGACTGATTCGATCAAGGCGAACACGTACACGAAGATCTTGCTGGCTACCGGTGACGCGAAAGAGTTCAAATCGATAGCGGAGTCTCTGAAGATGGATGGCCTGCAGAAGAGATGGGCGAGAAAGTTGGCAGTAGGTGAAGCTGTGGTTCAGCGAGGGGAGCACGAACCTGTCCCGGTGTGTCTACCTGACTTCGACTTGGAGAAGGACGTTACTGACGATGAATTGGTTTCACAGATGAGTGAGGAGTGGCGTTCACTGTCTTTCAAACCGCTTGATTCCTCTACTTCCAAGAGTTTAGAACCTCCCGAAGAACCTGAGTCAAAACCTGATAGCGACTCTAATGCCGGCGAAGAAGCCGAACTGGATGTTTCTGAGCGAGCCGAGCGTTTGCTGCGGGATATCGTTGAGAATCCGTTCAAGTCTGTGACTGACCGGTATCAGAAGTTTTCGAGTCGGTATCAGGGTGACAAGGCGAAGACTGAGTTGCTGGAGAAAGAGTTGGTAGAGGAAGAATCTGCTAAGTTGAAGCAGGGAAGGGTGAAGCTGTTCGAGCTCACGGAGAGAGGAGAAGAGGTTGCGAAAGATCTGGATATTGAGGTTGAAAGAAGTGGCCGTGGAGGTGTGGTCCACCGGTACTGGCAGCACCAAATTTCCGATAAACTCGAAGAGAAAGGCCTCAACCCGGTTATCGAGAAAAGCCACGCAGATGTCTACGTCAACTTCGAAGGAGAAGGGATTGCCATCGAAGTGGCTATGGGACGAAATGAAAGGGAGATTAACCACATCTCAGATCGACTGGAGCAAGGATTCGACCGGGTAGTTACGCTGTGTCGGAACAAATCTGTCAAGGGCTTTCTCGAGGACAAACTGCAGGACGTCGACGTAAGCAGTGATCAAGTAGATGTTCTGCTTCTTCGGGAGTTCTTCGACGAAGACAAGCCGTTTTGACGTGTGTTCGGGTAAGTCGAGCGATCGGAAACTAAGGCCGAACAGTACATAGGTCCGAGATCTCGACCCAGTCGTAGTATCTTCGCTCGCCATCCGTTTTCTTCTCGATCAGGTTCTTCTCTTCGAGGCCTTCGATTCTTCCAGCTCTTCTGCAGTGGCTTGGATCAGCTGGCCTCCAGTACATTTCTGACTGCTTTTCGCTTTCTCTGAATCGGTAGTCCTGCTTTGCGTCGACACCGACTGCTTGGACCTCGGACTCGTTTTCGACGAGTGCCTCAAGAGTATACAGCTGCTCCTGATTGTTGGAAACTTTGAGAATCCTGTATGGGATCTCTCCGGCTCCGAGTAGGTTGGCCAGGAGGATGACGCGGTCAACGTGGCCTCCTTGTTGATCTCGATTGGTCTTACCGGGGCCTTTCAGTCTTCGTTGCTCGGTTTCGTCTATCGCCCTCTTCACATACCAGTGGAGGACCAGTGCGATAGACTGCTTAGTCGTCTCCTCCTCGTGGCCGTAGACGATCATGTCGTACAGGTCCTCAACGACTTCGGAGTTCAGCTTCAACTCTATCTCGTCCATCGTGATTCCGTAACAAGGCATACCGGTCACCTCGACTTCCCGTCGTTCCAGTGCTGTAGACTGGGTTCCGTGTCTTCCACTGCTTTCCGTAGGTGCTGATGAGTAACCGGCTGCAGCTGATCCTGTTCTATTGATTCGATGTGGGCAGTCTGCGCGGCCTCCTCGACCACTTTCTTCAAGTCGGCAGCGGAGAACTCCTCAGTCGACTCTGCCAACTGATCCAGGTCTATCCCGGATCCTGTTTCTCGGCCTCGAAGGTGGACCTCGAGAATCTCTTTCCGGGCTTCTTCATCCGGAGGAGGCACCTCGATTTTCTCGTCAAACCGGCCGCTGCGTCTGATAGCGCCATCAACACTGTTTAAGAGATTTGTCGACGCCATCACCAGGATATCTTCATCCTGTACGTCATGGATGCCCTGAAGCATCTCAGAGACAGCGTT from Haloarcula litorea encodes:
- a CDS encoding ATP-binding protein; translation: MSLHDRLLQQAKEAGIDDDEEVRKYLEIIDNCPNDKIKQQFAKKLRAKIRQHRSHPFTDNYRTSQPRSSINVGRGWNGGIIDLPVEDLTKHALVNGQSGSGKTTLFYNLMSELDDLDIPFWAFDLKQDYRHLVKSDQIENVLVLPMEKFRFNPLRPPPGVKTGDWLSRFMEVFCDSQELLGGSDRFLDEHLHHFEKKSDQPTLLELRNYIQNLSVHPQRQAFQNRIRTSIGRLLRDAPHTFNVEQGYKLEELLKRNVVFEFEGLKTWTKNFLMEILIAWIYEYRKAQNHRGSGVRHVTFLDEAKTIMSVYKEQQAASGLPEIDRMVAELREFQESLVAADQEAKKLTDSIKANTYTKILLATGDAKEFKSIAESLKMDGLQKRWARKLAVGEAVVQRGEHEPVPVCLPDFDLEKDVTDDELVSQMSEEWRSLSFKPLDSSTSKSLEPPEEPESKPDSDSNAGEEAELDVSERAERLLRDIVENPFKSVTDRYQKFSSRYQGDKAKTELLEKELVEEESAKLKQGRVKLFELTERGEEVAKDLDIEVERSGRGGVVHRYWQHQISDKLEEKGLNPVIEKSHADVYVNFEGEGIAIEVAMGRNEREINHISDRLEQGFDRVVTLCRNKSVKGFLEDKLQDVDVSSDQVDVLLLREFFDEDKPF